The Pseudomonas alkylphenolica genomic sequence CGCCCGGGTCGAGCATGTCGAAGAGGTGCACTACCTGCCGGGCCTAGAGCTGCGCTGTAACAGCGCCCGCAGCGAAGAGTTGCAGGTCAGTATCGTCTCGACGCCGCTTGGTGAGGTGCGCCTGCTGCATTGGCAGGCCGGTCTGCCGAGCGGGATGAGCAACGACCAGTACCGTTATGGTATCGCCGACTATCAACGTTCTTGTGGCCTGGAAGTGGACGCCCAGGCCCGGCTGATCAGCCAGGAAGCCTACTACCCCTATGGCGGCAGCGCCTGGTGGGCTGGGCATGACCAGGTGCAGGCGCAGTACAAGGTGATTCGCTACTCAGGCCAGGAACGGGATGCCACCGGGCTTTACTACTACGGTATGCGCTACTACGCGCCGTGGCTGCAGCGTTGGATCAATCCGGATCCGGCGGGTGTGGCCGATGGTTTGAACCTGTATGCGATGGTGCATGGTAATCCTGTGGGGAATGTCGATAATCAAGGGCTTGGCAGAGCTAGCGAGACTTTTAACGCAGTATGGCAAGGAGTTACTCGAGATGTGCTGTCACTCTCGCTGGGCACTGCAGCCTCCTTAGGCATTGGAGCAGCTCTTGCCACACTTCCCCCAAGTGAAGCGAGCAACATCGGCTTGACGGCCGCGGCAGGTGGCACCATTGGCCTAGGTGTAGCTTTCCTGTTGGCTCCGCTTGGAGAGCGACTCATGGAGTATGTGCGGAGCGAACCCGGCACCTGGGTCCGCCGCGCAGGCAGAGCGTTGGCGGGAGCGACCGGATTCATACTTGGAGCCGCCCCGGCTGTAATCGGTTACTTCAATCGAGAACACAACGATGAAGGCACTCCCTCGCCTGTCAATGACACGGCCATCAACATGATCCGCTCGATAGGCAGCGCAGCTGGCTATCAGTTGATCCAACAGCTAACCGATAACGTAGGAGGACGATTCGCCTGGACAGGCCTACCGAGATGGCGTCCCGCCGGGATCACTGCCTTTTTAAGTGCTATAGGGCGAGGCATCAGCGCTTGGCTTGGTATGCCCTTGGAGCCCACTGTCCGCTCCTTCGGCCCTGACAACCTGATAGAAGGGTTCGAATCGGTGACAGCCACCGTGCTCCGGTCGAGTCATCGAAACGCCGAGTATCGGGCTGGTAACCTCGATGCACAAACTTGGCCGACCTCATGGCGCAACGTCACCAGCATACTCCGTGAGGCGGCTGGTTCAATTCCCGCCCGGTTCGCCACCATTGCGGTAATCCGAGGCTTGCAACAGTTCGCAAACGCCTGGCTTGGCCCAGGGCCACGCAATGTTGTCAATGCCATGATCGGTACTGTTGTGAACCTGCGCACCACCGCCCGACCCTGGATTGAAACCTTGCATCCTGGAGACTCGGTAGATCTCACCAAAGCTCCGGTAACAACGCGTCGTAGAAGCAGCTATTCGGATCTGCCCGGCACTTCGGGTAGGTATCAACGACGAGTATCCCTCTAATGCCTTGGTTTTCTTGTTTGAAAAATAGGTGAGTGCGCCGAGAGCACCCGCCCCGACGTCACGACGCAGGAGTTCATCCACCCAGGAAACCCGCCTGTGAACCTGGAGCTCAGGGATGAGACAAGCTTCGCAACGTCATCAATCCAGCCAGCGGCCAATCACCTTCGAGCTCCGCCAGGCTCGCCGTGGACATCGAAGGCCCCTGCCGGTGCCCTTGCTCCAGCATGCCGACCAGACAGCTCACCAGCGGCTGATGACTGACCAGCAACACCTGCTCCAGGCCCAGCTTGTCCAGCTCGGCAATGACCTCCTGGGGATCGGTGTCCGGGGTCAGCCAGGTGACTGTCTGCAGCGGTTTATCAAACCCTAGCGCCTCGTGCACCAGCCCGGCAGTCTGCTGGGCGCGTACGTAAGGGCTGGCGATGATCGCCTGTAACGGCTGGCCGAGCAGCTCTGCGGCGCTGCACAGTACCTGCTCACGCCCATGCGCGGTCAGCCGGCGCTCGGCATCGCTGTTGGCCCGGGGCTCGGCTTCACCATGACGCAACACCCAGAGCTTCACAGCTTGGGCTCCTCGTCACGTACCGGATGCGGCGCTGGCGGTACGCTATGGGCGGCTTCACCTTCTGGCGCGCGCGGTGCTGGCCAGTCGGCGAACGGCCAGGGCTTCTGGTCGCTGTGGAAGCTGCCGAAGCGGCCAATCTGCGCCAGAAACTGGCTGAGGCTGTCACCGAAGTTCATCAGGCTGGCACTCGGCGCGCCGTAGATCAGACGGTAGATCAGCTGAACCAGCACCAGGCCGCCCAGCAGCAGTTCGGCCAATTGCCAGACCACCAGGAATACCAGCATCCACAACACGCGCAGGATGATTGACTCGCGTTGCGACTGGTTCGGGGATTCGTTCATGTCTTGCTCCTGTACTCAGTTGAAACCGCTGGTGGAGATGAAGTCGACATCGGTTTTCGGCTCGGCGCGCATCAGCAGCTCGATCACCTGGGTCAAGGTCCGGCCTTCGAAAAGAATCGCATGCAAGCCCGCTACCAATGGCATGTATACCTGCACTTCCTGAGCCTTGACCTTGAGCACCTTGAGCGTATTGACGCCTTCGGCGACCTCGCCCAGGCGGTTGACCGCCTCTTCCAGGCTCAAGCCCTGGCCCAGGGCGTGACCGACCTGGTAATTGCGGCTCTTGGGCGAAGAGCAGGTGACGATCAGGTCGCCGACCCCGGCCAGGCCGAGAAAGGTCATCGGGTTGGCGCCCTGGCTCACCGCAAAGCGGGTCATCTCCGCCAGGGCGCGGGTGATCAGCATGCTCTTGGTGTTCTCGCCCATACCCAGGGCCACCGCCATGCCGGCAATGATCGCGTAGACGTTCTTCAGCGCCCCGCCCAGCTCGACACCGAAACGGTCGCTGCTGGCATACACGCGGAAAGTGCGCCCGTGCAGCACGCGCTGCACGCTCTGGCACAGCGCTTCGTCTTCACTGGCAACCACGGTGGCGGTCAGTGCGTGCTCCGCCACTTCGCGGGCCAGGTTCGGCCCCGACAGCACACCGATGCGCGCCTCGGGAGCGATTTCTTCGAGAATCTGACTCATCAACTTGAAGCTTTGCGCCTCGATGCCTTTGGTCAGGCTGACCAGCATTTTGCCGCTCAGCAGCTGCGCATGGGGCGCCAGCACACTGCGCAAGGCGCTGGAAGGCAGAGCGACGAAGATCAGCTCGCAGTCCTGCAGGGTCGCCAGCAGGTCATTGACCGGATCAACGCCCGGGTGAATTTTCACCCCTTTGAGGTAACGCGGGTTTTCCCGGTTGCTGCGC encodes the following:
- the sixA gene encoding phosphohistidine phosphatase SixA, translated to MKLWVLRHGEAEPRANSDAERRLTAHGREQVLCSAAELLGQPLQAIIASPYVRAQQTAGLVHEALGFDKPLQTVTWLTPDTDPQEVIAELDKLGLEQVLLVSHQPLVSCLVGMLEQGHRQGPSMSTASLAELEGDWPLAGLMTLRSLSHP
- a CDS encoding DUF4389 domain-containing protein, encoding MNESPNQSQRESIILRVLWMLVFLVVWQLAELLLGGLVLVQLIYRLIYGAPSASLMNFGDSLSQFLAQIGRFGSFHSDQKPWPFADWPAPRAPEGEAAHSVPPAPHPVRDEEPKL
- a CDS encoding NAD(P)H-dependent glycerol-3-phosphate dehydrogenase; protein product: MTEQQPVAVLGGGSFGTAVANLLAENGIGVRQWMRDPEQAEAMRSNRENPRYLKGVKIHPGVDPVNDLLATLQDCELIFVALPSSALRSVLAPHAQLLSGKMLVSLTKGIEAQSFKLMSQILEEIAPEARIGVLSGPNLAREVAEHALTATVVASEDEALCQSVQRVLHGRTFRVYASSDRFGVELGGALKNVYAIIAGMAVALGMGENTKSMLITRALAEMTRFAVSQGANPMTFLGLAGVGDLIVTCSSPKSRNYQVGHALGQGLSLEEAVNRLGEVAEGVNTLKVLKVKAQEVQVYMPLVAGLHAILFEGRTLTQVIELLMRAEPKTDVDFISTSGFN